The following are encoded together in the Lactuca sativa cultivar Salinas chromosome 1, Lsat_Salinas_v11, whole genome shotgun sequence genome:
- the LOC111919861 gene encoding uncharacterized protein LOC111919861, producing the protein MALEDIVKSLATSTQAFQTETRPNIKNLDQQVSQLATSVGRLESQGKLPGHTENNPKHNVSAIFLRSGKTYEGPSSSEPENKEAEEFEEVLVEEESEKLEEKETPTLPKPILKEYKPLPPFPSRLKSIKHERADEDIMDIFRKVEVNIPLLDVIKHIPCYAKFLKELCVSKKKLKSNETIKAGENISLILKKGLPPKYKDPGIFSVPCKLGKLYFPKAMLDLGASVNDLPYSIFEKLKMGSLQKTETIIQLADHSTVHPKGVLEDVLVQVGGLIFPADFSILEMGNLDTSDSNSIILGIPFMKTAKTKIDVFAGTLSMEFDEEVVNFKINNDDFPSENISINYMGTSSPLLEDCCQCSNVFVQEKFLDRNSSDSISKELAEDKLGEVEEVEMTFATEEESNKNLKRKMFLDKEEVRDVISDMNLKRKEFEENNFGKKSESNLKDIFEDNLDSFQSVEQVLDPPILPYLKGSGVTRKTVELQRSPNHTS; encoded by the coding sequence ATGGCCTTAGAAGATATAGTGAAGAGTCTTGCCACGAGCACCCAAGCATTCCAGACCGAAACTAGACCCAATATCAAGAATCTGGACCAACAGGTGTCTCAACTTGCCACTTCTGTGGGTCGTCTGGAGTCTCAAGGAAAGTTACCAGGGCATACTGAAAACAATCCAAAGCATAATGTGAGTGCTATTTTCTTGAGAAGCGGGAAGACATATGAAGGCCCGAGCTCATCTGAACCAGAAAACAAAGAAGCTGAAGAGTTTGAAGAGGTGTTGGTTGAAGAAGAATCGGAAAAGCTGGAAGAAAAAGAAACTCCAACACTACCCAAGCCAATTCTAAAGGAGTACAAGCCACTACCTCCATTCCCATCAAGACTGAAGAGCATAAAACACGAGCGTGCAGATGAGGACATCATGGACATTTTTCGCAAAGTAGAGGTAAACATCCCgttacttgatgttataaaacacattcctTGTTATGCTAAGTTTTTAAAAGAATTGTGTGTTTCAAAGAAAAAATTGAAATCTAATGAAACAATTAAAGCTGGTGAAAATAtttctttaattttaaaaaaaggtTTGCCTCCAAAGTACAAGGATCCGGGGATTTTCTCAGTTCCTTGTAAATTGGGGAAACTTTATTTTCCAAAAGCCATGCTTGATTTAGGAGCTTCAGTTAATGACCTTCCCTattctatttttgaaaaattaaaaatgggATCTTTGCAAAAGACCGAGACCATCATCCAGTTGGCGGATCATTCAAcagtacacccaaaaggtgtacTTGAGGATGTCCTTGTCCAAGTCGGTGGGCTTATTTTTCCCGCTGATTTTTCTATTTTGGAAATGGGAAACTTGGACACTTCAGATTCAAACTCTATTATTTTGGGAATACCTTTTATGAAAACTGCAAaaacaaaaattgatgtttttgctGGTACACTTTCAATGGAGTTTGATGAGGAAGTTGTGAACTTTAAAATTAATAATGATGATTTTCCTTCTGAAAATATTTCTATCAATTATATGGGCACCAGCAGTCCTTTGTTAGAGGATTGCTGCCAGTGTTCTAATGTCTTTGTGCAAGAAAAATTTTTAGACAGGAATTCATCTGATAGTATATCCAAGGAGCTGGCAGAAGATAAGCTTGGGGAGGTGGAAGAAGTTGAGATGACATTTGCTAcggaagaagaatcaaataaaaatctgaaaaggaaaatgtttttggACAAAGAAGAGGTGAGAGATGTGATTTCAGATATGAATCTGAAACGAAAAGAATTTGAAGAGAATAATTTTGGGAAGAAGTCTGAAAGTAATTTGAAAGATATATTTGAAGACAATCTGGATTCTTTTCAGTCTGTTGAGCAAGTTCTAGATCCACCAATATTGCCATATTTGAAGGGATCTGGAGTTACAAGAAAAACAGTTGAGCTTCAAAGAAGTCCCAACCACACCAGTTAA